A region of Maribacter algicola DNA encodes the following proteins:
- a CDS encoding tetratricopeptide repeat protein, with protein MPKKVSILIGLLLGFFGNAQNEALFDQATQAYNNGDYKKAIEDYESILNNGQHSAALYYNLGNAYYKLNEIPESIYFYEKSLLLNPEDKEVRTNLAYAQNMTLDAIDTLPQTGLSRIYKSITSKLTFDQWAYASIICMVLFVLLYIAFYYNRYSTKKRFAFIGSLLALFLCIVFIVFASVEFSSFQLDNPAIIFADEVNVSSEPNESSEDIFTLHSGTKVNVLDSLNNYRKIRLTDGKTGWMLANDLKILKDF; from the coding sequence ATGCCAAAGAAAGTTTCCATACTGATTGGTCTTCTCTTGGGGTTCTTTGGAAATGCCCAAAATGAAGCTTTGTTCGATCAGGCTACCCAAGCCTATAATAACGGTGACTATAAAAAAGCCATTGAAGACTATGAAAGTATATTGAACAACGGCCAGCACTCTGCCGCTTTGTATTATAATCTTGGAAACGCCTATTATAAGTTAAACGAAATACCCGAGAGTATCTATTTTTATGAGAAATCGCTTTTGTTAAATCCGGAAGACAAAGAGGTGAGGACCAACTTGGCCTATGCCCAAAATATGACCTTGGACGCTATTGATACCCTACCACAAACAGGACTTTCAAGAATTTATAAAAGTATCACATCCAAATTGACTTTCGACCAATGGGCCTACGCCAGTATAATTTGTATGGTCCTATTCGTTCTTTTGTACATTGCCTTTTATTACAATCGATATTCCACAAAAAAGAGGTTTGCCTTTATTGGAAGTTTGTTGGCTCTTTTTCTTTGCATCGTTTTCATTGTCTTCGCTTCGGTAGAATTCAGCTCATTTCAATTGGATAATCCTGCCATAATTTTCGCCGACGAAGTAAACGTTAGTTCCGAGCCCAATGAATCGAGTGAAGATATATTTACCTTGCATTCGGGTACAAAAGTAAATGTACTTGACAGTCTGAACAACTACAGAAAAATAAGGCTAACGGATGGCAAAACAGGCTGGATGCTTGCGAACGACCTCAAAATTCTAAAAGATTTTTAG
- a CDS encoding vWA domain-containing protein, whose product MLNNISFANPDFFWLFLLLPLAIAWYIFKRKEETAALKIATVKSFKHKSFLPKLKPGLFLLRLLALSAIIVAMARPQTEDISTRTKTTRGIDIVMAIDVSSSMLARDLKPNRLAALKEVAADFIKKRPNDRIGLVAYAGEGYTKTPITTDKNIVLNSLQEITYGQLEDGTAIGMGLSISVNRLKESKAKSKIIILLTDGVNNSGFIEPQTAADLAVEYDIKTYTIGLGTNGNALSPVAYNADGSYRYGMRQVEIDEELLKNIANVTGGKYFRATDNETLEEIYDEINKLEKTDIEEFKYYRYEEKFRPWVLLAGALLLLEWILRNTLFRSFI is encoded by the coding sequence ATGTTAAATAATATATCATTCGCAAATCCAGATTTCTTTTGGCTGTTTTTATTACTGCCCTTAGCGATAGCATGGTATATCTTTAAACGCAAGGAGGAAACGGCAGCACTGAAAATAGCGACGGTAAAAAGCTTCAAACATAAAAGTTTCCTTCCAAAGTTAAAACCAGGGCTTTTTCTCCTAAGGCTTTTGGCATTAAGTGCCATAATTGTCGCCATGGCCAGGCCCCAAACAGAGGATATCTCTACCCGCACCAAAACCACAAGGGGTATCGATATCGTAATGGCCATCGATGTTTCCTCAAGTATGTTGGCAAGGGATTTAAAACCAAATCGCCTAGCGGCCCTTAAGGAAGTAGCCGCTGATTTTATAAAGAAAAGACCCAATGACCGTATTGGTTTGGTGGCCTATGCAGGTGAAGGTTATACAAAAACTCCAATAACTACAGATAAAAACATCGTTCTAAACTCCTTGCAGGAAATAACTTATGGTCAACTTGAGGATGGAACCGCCATTGGTATGGGACTTTCCATATCAGTGAATAGACTAAAGGAAAGCAAGGCCAAAAGTAAAATCATCATTCTACTCACCGATGGGGTAAACAACTCTGGTTTCATTGAACCACAGACCGCAGCGGACCTGGCCGTGGAATACGATATTAAAACCTATACAATAGGATTGGGAACCAATGGTAATGCCCTATCACCAGTCGCATATAATGCTGATGGGTCTTACAGATATGGCATGCGCCAAGTGGAAATTGACGAAGAGCTTTTGAAAAACATTGCCAATGTGACCGGTGGAAAATACTTTAGGGCGACGGATAATGAGACCCTCGAGGAAATCTACGATGAGATCAATAAACTGGAAAAAACGGATATCGAGGAATTCAAATATTACCGATATGAGGAGAAGTTTAGACCTTGGGTGCTACTTGCAGGAGCCCTACTCCTTTTGGAATGGATTTTGAGAAATACACTATTTAGAAGTTTTATATAG
- a CDS encoding VWA domain-containing protein: MIQLDEKIYFYLLFIIPVIIVLFMLLLIWKKRTQKKFADSVLLKRLTPTRSYYKGSLKLIFFLLGLSALIIGLVNPKVGTKLETVKREGVDIVFAVDVSKSMLAEDIAPNRLEKAKRLVSEIINQLASDRIGIIAYAGQAFPQLPITTDYGAAKMFLQNMNTDMLTSQGTAINEAIELATTFYDDEEQTNRVLFIISDGEDHSEDSTMSAVEKAVEEGITIYTIGVGSAKGSVIPIKRNGIMESLKKDAQGLVVITKLNEEVLTDISKEGNGDYIDGSNTDAAVDFIKEELLQMDKKEFEAKQFAEYKDQFQWFLGAGLLFLFLEIFILDRKTKWLKKLNLFNEKHPE, from the coding sequence ATGATTCAGTTAGACGAGAAAATATACTTTTATCTATTGTTCATCATACCGGTGATCATTGTCTTATTCATGTTGCTCTTGATTTGGAAAAAAAGGACTCAAAAAAAGTTTGCTGATTCGGTTTTGCTCAAGCGATTGACACCAACAAGGTCATATTATAAAGGTAGCCTCAAACTCATTTTCTTTCTTTTGGGGCTGTCTGCCTTGATTATCGGACTTGTAAATCCCAAAGTAGGCACTAAATTGGAAACTGTAAAAAGGGAGGGTGTGGATATCGTTTTTGCCGTGGACGTTTCCAAGAGTATGTTGGCAGAGGACATTGCTCCCAACCGTTTGGAGAAGGCAAAACGATTGGTTTCAGAAATCATCAATCAATTGGCAAGTGACAGAATTGGCATTATCGCATATGCGGGCCAGGCCTTTCCCCAACTGCCGATCACAACGGATTATGGAGCCGCCAAAATGTTCCTTCAAAATATGAACACGGACATGCTCACATCGCAAGGAACGGCTATCAATGAGGCGATAGAGCTGGCCACCACCTTCTACGATGACGAGGAACAGACCAATAGGGTATTGTTTATAATTTCTGATGGGGAGGACCATTCTGAAGATTCAACAATGAGTGCCGTAGAGAAAGCCGTTGAGGAAGGGATTACCATTTATACCATTGGTGTAGGGTCTGCAAAGGGATCCGTAATCCCCATCAAAAGAAATGGTATTATGGAATCCTTAAAGAAGGATGCACAAGGTCTTGTGGTCATCACCAAACTGAATGAGGAAGTATTGACAGATATATCCAAAGAGGGCAACGGAGATTATATTGATGGTTCCAATACGGATGCTGCCGTGGATTTCATCAAGGAAGAACTATTGCAAATGGATAAAAAAGAGTTCGAAGCCAAACAATTCGCGGAATACAAAGATCAATTCCAATGGTTTCTAGGGGCCGGATTATTGTTCCTGTTTTTGGAAATTTTTATCTTGGACCGCAAGACAAAATGGTTGAAGAAACTCAATTTGTTTAACGAAAAACATCCGGAATAA
- a CDS encoding BatD family protein — MIKKLILWVPLYFFSLLIWGQEEDAITFEIQLSKPKLGLNERLRVDFTMNKDGDNFNPPDFNGFRVLMGPSQSISSSWINGVRSYSKTYSYTLAPTAKGKFTIAQATIVIGGKTYKSLPKEVEVTAAVDKPSDQMTADDVADENLHLVAEVSKTNPYLNEAISVVYKLYVSPNISVSNYQPLDNPTYNNFWSQDIKVSRLTAQNGTYQGKPYRYVVLKRVVLYPQKVGKLEIEPLSLDVTVDVPTSRRDFFGGRIYSQTNKTVSAGNRVINVKSLPAANQPANFTGAVGEFDFSVSTSKTDLNATESLQATVEVNGKGNLKLFKLPEPELPSSLEVYEPEFTEDVRTNLSGMQGKVSNSYTIVPSFRGKYPIPAIAFSFFNPKTERYETLNSDEIIINVLEGPNSGGNLSNTAIGQPNKQQVVTTGNQFNFIKLTPNLSKIGTSHFFGSTNYYLWLLGPLLLIPLAIIFRKKRDAIAQDIVGNKVKRANKLARKYLSAARKELGNKDAFYIALERALHNYLKARLKIETSEFSKDKISELLSKKGIEQTTITEFIGLLQNCEVARYSPFSDVEMQRDYDKASEVISLMDKQL; from the coding sequence ATGATCAAAAAGTTAATTTTATGGGTTCCCTTATACTTTTTCTCCCTTTTAATTTGGGGGCAGGAAGAAGATGCCATTACCTTTGAAATACAGTTGAGCAAACCAAAACTTGGCCTAAACGAACGTCTTCGGGTCGACTTTACGATGAACAAGGACGGGGATAATTTCAATCCCCCCGACTTCAACGGGTTTCGAGTCTTAATGGGGCCCTCACAGTCCATCAGTTCATCCTGGATCAATGGCGTTAGGAGCTATTCCAAGACCTATTCCTACACCTTGGCCCCAACGGCAAAGGGTAAGTTTACCATAGCACAGGCGACAATCGTTATAGGGGGAAAAACCTATAAATCGTTGCCAAAGGAAGTAGAAGTCACCGCTGCGGTTGATAAACCCAGTGATCAAATGACCGCAGATGACGTTGCCGACGAAAATCTACATCTAGTGGCCGAGGTTTCCAAAACAAATCCATATCTAAATGAAGCCATCAGTGTTGTATATAAACTCTATGTTAGTCCCAATATAAGTGTTTCCAATTACCAGCCACTTGACAATCCAACCTACAATAACTTTTGGAGCCAGGACATTAAAGTCTCAAGGTTAACGGCACAAAACGGTACCTATCAAGGCAAACCTTACAGGTATGTTGTTTTGAAAAGGGTCGTACTATATCCCCAAAAAGTAGGGAAACTGGAAATTGAACCATTGTCACTGGATGTAACTGTGGATGTTCCCACAAGTAGAAGGGACTTTTTTGGGGGTAGGATCTATTCCCAAACCAATAAAACGGTATCTGCAGGAAACAGGGTCATTAATGTAAAAAGTCTTCCGGCTGCCAATCAACCTGCAAATTTTACCGGTGCCGTTGGTGAATTCGATTTTTCTGTAAGTACCTCCAAAACGGACCTTAATGCCACAGAATCACTACAGGCCACCGTGGAAGTTAATGGCAAGGGAAATTTAAAATTGTTCAAGCTTCCAGAACCGGAACTTCCCAGCTCATTGGAGGTCTACGAGCCTGAGTTTACTGAGGACGTACGAACCAACCTAAGCGGAATGCAGGGAAAAGTGAGCAATAGCTACACGATTGTTCCCTCGTTTAGGGGCAAATATCCAATTCCCGCAATCGCTTTTAGCTTTTTTAATCCAAAAACTGAAAGATATGAGACCCTCAATTCAGACGAAATCATAATCAATGTCCTTGAAGGCCCCAATAGTGGTGGAAACTTATCAAATACGGCAATAGGACAACCCAATAAACAACAGGTGGTTACAACCGGTAATCAATTTAATTTCATAAAACTAACTCCCAATCTCTCCAAGATAGGCACTTCCCATTTTTTTGGATCTACCAATTATTATTTATGGCTTCTAGGTCCATTACTATTAATTCCGTTAGCAATCATTTTTAGAAAGAAAAGGGATGCGATTGCCCAGGACATCGTTGGCAACAAGGTAAAACGTGCCAATAAATTGGCACGAAAATATCTCTCTGCCGCAAGAAAGGAACTTGGAAACAAGGATGCTTTCTATATTGCATTGGAAAGGGCCCTGCACAATTACCTCAAAGCAAGATTAAAAATAGAGACCTCTGAATTCAGCAAGGACAAAATTTCTGAATTATTGTCCAAAAAGGGAATAGAACAAACTACGATAACAGAGTTTATTGGATTACTGCAAAATTGTGAAGTGGCAAGATATAGCCCTTTTTCGGATGTAGAAATGCAAAGGGACTATGACAAAGCAAGTGAAGTAATATCATTAATGGATAAACAATTGTAG
- a CDS encoding carbonic anhydrase: MASHYLDKIFDNNKNWIEDKLSLQPNYFNDLGKGQKPEFLYIGCSDSRVTAEELMGLNPGEVFVHRNIANMVINIDLNTMSVVEYAVEHLKVNHLVVCGHYACGGVMAAMQSADLGILNPWLRCIRDVYRLHKDELNDIENEEKKYDRLVELNVQEQCVNLIKTAVVQKAYRQRELTVHGWVFDVHSGKLIDLNIDFEGILKEIMEIYHLD; the protein is encoded by the coding sequence ATGGCATCCCACTATTTAGATAAGATTTTTGATAACAATAAAAATTGGATCGAGGATAAATTGTCTTTGCAGCCAAATTACTTCAACGATCTTGGTAAAGGCCAAAAACCGGAATTTTTATATATAGGATGTTCCGATAGCCGGGTTACGGCCGAAGAACTTATGGGGTTAAATCCTGGTGAGGTTTTCGTACACAGGAACATTGCCAATATGGTCATTAACATTGACCTGAATACGATGTCCGTAGTAGAGTATGCTGTGGAACATTTAAAGGTGAACCACCTCGTAGTCTGTGGCCATTATGCCTGTGGTGGTGTTATGGCCGCCATGCAGTCTGCAGACTTGGGCATTCTAAATCCATGGTTACGCTGTATTAGGGATGTATATAGGCTGCACAAAGATGAGTTAAATGATATTGAGAACGAAGAAAAGAAATATGACCGTTTGGTGGAACTAAATGTCCAAGAGCAATGTGTCAACCTAATTAAAACCGCAGTGGTCCAGAAAGCATACAGGCAACGGGAGCTTACGGTCCATGGATGGGTTTTTGATGTACATTCTGGAAAGCTCATCGATTTGAATATCGATTTTGAGGGAATCCTAAAGGAGATTATGGAAATATATCATTTGGATTGA
- a CDS encoding SulP family inorganic anion transporter, protein MFKHLKSDLPASVVVFFVALPLCLGIALASGAPLFSGLIAGIVGGIVVGGLSGSNIGVSGPAAGLAAIVLTAIGALGGYQNFLVAVVIGGVIQLVFGILKAGVIGYYFPSSVIKGMLTGIGIIIILKQIPHFFGYDPDPEGDWAFFQVDGENTFSEILNTVNNISPGASLIAIVGLAILILWDRVLTKKAKIFQLIQGPVVAVAIGIIYSVLTADHEVLGISKEHLVSVPVPEDAASFFGQFSFPNFSAISNPQVWVTGFTIALVASLETLLCVEATDKLDPHKNVTPTNRELLAQGTGNIISGMIGGLPITQVIVRSSANIQSGGRTKLSAIIHGFFLLFSIILIPTLLNMIPLSVLAAILFIVGYKLAKPALFKKMYDLGWKQSIPFFVTVIGIVFTDLLIGIGLGLGVGIIVILLKSYQNSHFLHIEENKGGQDKVKMTLAEEVTFFNKGAILKELDNLPENTSLEIDVVKTKYLDNDIIEILEDFKTRAKDRNIHIKLISERGIVENPASFIEFFNLKKKKSA, encoded by the coding sequence ATGTTTAAACATTTAAAGAGCGATCTTCCAGCAAGTGTCGTTGTATTCTTTGTAGCCCTTCCGCTGTGCTTGGGTATTGCTTTAGCTAGTGGGGCTCCATTATTTTCAGGCCTAATAGCAGGTATCGTTGGTGGTATTGTTGTTGGTGGGTTAAGCGGTTCCAATATAGGTGTTAGTGGTCCAGCAGCTGGTTTGGCGGCCATTGTTTTAACAGCAATTGGCGCCTTGGGCGGATACCAAAATTTTCTTGTTGCCGTGGTTATTGGCGGAGTTATACAGTTAGTCTTTGGTATTCTAAAAGCTGGAGTCATTGGTTACTATTTTCCATCATCCGTGATTAAAGGAATGTTGACCGGTATTGGTATCATTATCATTTTAAAGCAAATACCCCATTTCTTTGGGTATGACCCAGACCCTGAGGGAGATTGGGCTTTTTTTCAAGTAGATGGCGAGAATACTTTCTCGGAAATCTTGAACACCGTAAATAATATTAGCCCCGGTGCATCCCTTATAGCAATTGTCGGATTGGCCATTTTAATACTATGGGACAGGGTATTAACAAAAAAAGCCAAAATTTTCCAACTGATTCAGGGACCTGTAGTTGCTGTTGCCATTGGAATAATTTACTCTGTGCTAACTGCAGATCATGAAGTACTTGGTATATCAAAAGAGCATTTAGTAAGCGTTCCCGTACCGGAGGATGCGGCTTCATTTTTTGGACAGTTCAGTTTTCCTAACTTTTCCGCCATTTCAAATCCACAGGTTTGGGTAACAGGTTTTACCATTGCACTAGTCGCCAGTTTGGAAACCTTACTCTGTGTAGAAGCTACAGATAAATTGGACCCACATAAGAACGTAACACCAACCAATAGGGAATTATTGGCTCAGGGTACTGGCAATATTATATCGGGTATGATCGGTGGGTTACCTATAACACAGGTTATCGTAAGGAGTTCGGCCAATATACAATCCGGGGGAAGAACCAAGCTCTCTGCCATCATCCACGGTTTCTTCCTATTATTTTCAATAATATTGATTCCCACGTTGTTGAACATGATTCCCCTCTCTGTACTAGCGGCCATTTTATTCATTGTAGGCTACAAATTGGCCAAACCGGCCCTATTTAAAAAAATGTATGATCTGGGATGGAAACAGTCAATTCCCTTTTTCGTGACCGTGATAGGAATCGTGTTTACGGATTTATTGATAGGAATTGGTCTAGGGCTAGGTGTTGGCATTATTGTCATCCTGTTGAAAAGTTATCAAAATTCCCATTTTTTACATATCGAGGAAAACAAAGGAGGACAGGACAAAGTGAAAATGACGCTCGCCGAGGAAGTTACCTTTTTCAATAAAGGGGCCATATTAAAAGAACTGGACAATCTTCCCGAAAACACCTCATTGGAAATTGATGTCGTCAAAACCAAATATTTGGATAACGATATTATAGAAATTCTGGAAGACTTTAAGACAAGGGCAAAGGATCGTAACATACACATTAAACTAATTTCAGAAAGAGGAATCGTAGAGAATCCGGCCAGTTTTATAGAATTTTTTAATCTTAAAAAGAAGAAATCAGCATGA
- a CDS encoding carbonic anhydrase family protein, protein MKAHTKETQATMTPQKSLQFLKEGNQRFQNNLKANRNLLEQVNDTSEGQFPFATILSCIDSRVSAELVFDQGLGDIFSIRIAGNFVNEDILGSMEFASKLAGTKLIVVLGHTSCGAIKGACDHARLGNLTALINKIEPAVAAVKEPVDESLRNSGNLEFVDKVAKKNVEITIENIRARSRVLAEMEENGEIMIVGAMYDISSGAVEFY, encoded by the coding sequence ATGAAAGCCCATACTAAAGAAACACAAGCCACAATGACCCCACAAAAGTCATTGCAATTTTTAAAAGAAGGAAACCAGCGTTTTCAAAACAACTTAAAGGCGAACCGGAATTTACTAGAGCAGGTCAACGATACGAGTGAGGGACAATTTCCGTTTGCGACGATTTTGAGTTGTATTGACTCCAGAGTATCGGCAGAGTTGGTTTTTGATCAGGGTTTAGGGGATATTTTCAGTATTCGTATTGCAGGCAATTTTGTGAACGAAGATATTCTAGGCAGTATGGAGTTTGCTTCTAAATTGGCAGGAACCAAACTCATTGTAGTCTTGGGCCACACCAGTTGTGGTGCCATCAAAGGTGCCTGTGACCATGCCAGATTAGGGAATCTTACGGCTTTGATAAATAAAATAGAACCTGCAGTGGCTGCTGTAAAAGAGCCTGTGGACGAAAGTCTTAGGAATTCCGGCAACTTGGAGTTTGTGGACAAGGTTGCAAAAAAAAATGTAGAAATTACCATAGAAAATATCAGGGCAAGAAGTAGGGTACTGGCGGAGATGGAGGAAAACGGGGAAATTATGATAGTAGGTGCCATGTACGATATATCTTCTGGAGCGGTCGAATTTTATTAA
- the pheS gene encoding phenylalanine--tRNA ligase subunit alpha → MIDKIKEQIAEVSSFTADHMDAVEAFRIKYLGKKGILNDFFAEFKNVPNEQKKEFGQTINQLKQAATEKVELLKRSLESNTSEEKLFGDLTRPGNPTELGARHPISIVKNKIIDIFSRIGFNVSEGPEIEDDWHNFTALNLPEYHPARDMQDTFFVQTNPDILLRTHTSSVQVRYMENNKPPIRTISPGRVYRNEAISARSHCFFHQVEGLYIDKDVSFADLKQTLQYFTTELFGKSKIRLRPSYFPFTEPSAEVDVYWGLETETDYKMTKGTGWLEIMGCGMVDPNVLKNCGIDPDIYSGFAFGMGIDRIALLLHQISDIRLLSENDIRFLEQFKSAL, encoded by the coding sequence ATGATTGATAAAATAAAGGAACAAATTGCCGAAGTATCCTCCTTTACCGCAGACCATATGGATGCCGTAGAAGCATTTAGAATAAAGTATTTGGGGAAGAAAGGGATATTGAACGACTTCTTTGCCGAGTTCAAGAATGTACCCAACGAACAGAAAAAGGAGTTTGGTCAAACTATAAATCAGCTTAAGCAGGCGGCTACGGAAAAAGTAGAGTTACTAAAACGCTCTTTGGAGAGCAATACATCCGAAGAAAAACTTTTTGGTGACCTTACCCGACCCGGTAACCCTACGGAATTGGGTGCCAGACATCCCATATCCATCGTCAAGAACAAGATTATAGATATTTTTTCGAGAATAGGGTTCAATGTTTCGGAAGGACCTGAAATTGAGGATGATTGGCATAATTTTACCGCGCTCAACCTACCGGAATATCATCCTGCCAGGGATATGCAGGACACCTTTTTTGTCCAGACTAACCCCGATATCCTATTAAGGACACATACCTCTTCCGTGCAGGTAAGGTATATGGAAAACAATAAACCGCCCATTAGGACCATTTCTCCGGGGAGGGTCTATAGAAACGAAGCTATTTCGGCAAGGTCCCATTGCTTCTTTCACCAAGTGGAAGGACTGTATATCGATAAGGACGTATCATTTGCGGATTTAAAACAGACGCTACAATACTTTACCACGGAACTCTTCGGCAAATCAAAAATTAGGCTCCGTCCATCCTATTTTCCCTTTACCGAGCCCAGTGCAGAAGTAGATGTCTACTGGGGACTGGAAACCGAAACCGATTATAAAATGACCAAAGGCACAGGTTGGTTGGAAATTATGGGATGCGGTATGGTAGACCCTAACGTTCTCAAAAATTGTGGCATAGACCCAGATATTTATTCTGGCTTTGCCTTTGGAATGGGAATAGACCGGATTGCCCTATTGTTACATCAGATAAGCGATATTCGTTTGCTGAGCGAAAACGATATCCGATTTTTAGAGCAATTTAAAAGTGCCTTATAA
- a CDS encoding DUF58 domain-containing protein, with the protein MDTKELLKKVRKIEIKTRRLSDHIFGGEYHSTFKGRGMTFSEVRQYQFGDDVRSIDWNVTARYNEPYVKVFEEERELTMMLMVDVSGSEFFGTKNQFKNEIVTEISATLAFSALQNNDKVGVLLFSDEVELFIPPKKGKTHVLRIIRELLEFTPKSNKTDIGEALKYLTNVMKKKAIVFVLSDFIAEDYEKTLKITGNKHDVTGIRVYDEREVEIPNLGVVQMMDAETGAVQLINTQSKKVRNAYAEYYTERVNYFKETFTKAGCGVLDCRVDESYVKKLLGYFKRRG; encoded by the coding sequence ATGGATACCAAAGAACTACTCAAAAAAGTCCGTAAGATTGAAATTAAGACACGTCGTCTCTCCGACCATATTTTTGGTGGGGAGTACCATTCTACGTTCAAGGGAAGGGGTATGACCTTCAGTGAGGTAAGGCAGTATCAATTTGGGGACGATGTACGAAGTATTGATTGGAACGTAACCGCACGCTACAACGAGCCGTACGTAAAGGTTTTTGAGGAGGAAAGGGAACTGACCATGATGCTCATGGTGGATGTGAGCGGTTCGGAATTTTTCGGCACAAAAAATCAGTTCAAGAACGAAATTGTTACGGAAATATCGGCCACGTTGGCCTTTAGTGCCTTACAAAATAACGATAAGGTGGGGGTCCTTTTGTTTTCGGACGAGGTGGAACTTTTCATCCCGCCAAAAAAGGGAAAGACCCATGTTCTGAGGATTATTCGTGAATTATTAGAGTTTACACCCAAAAGCAATAAAACGGATATCGGAGAAGCCCTGAAGTACCTCACCAATGTGATGAAGAAAAAGGCCATCGTTTTCGTACTATCAGATTTCATAGCGGAAGACTACGAAAAGACCCTAAAAATTACGGGAAACAAACATGATGTCACCGGAATACGAGTATATGACGAGCGGGAAGTAGAAATCCCAAACCTAGGCGTGGTCCAGATGATGGATGCGGAGACAGGTGCGGTACAGCTGATCAATACCCAGTCTAAAAAAGTCCGTAATGCTTATGCCGAGTACTATACAGAGCGTGTGAATTATTTCAAGGAGACCTTTACCAAGGCGGGCTGTGGGGTTTTGGATTGCAGGGTGGATGAAAGCTATGTAAAAAAGCTGTTAGGTTACTTTAAAAGAAGGGGTTGA
- a CDS encoding tetratricopeptide repeat protein, giving the protein MRKLIYTFLLLFISVSVFSQEEDAKEKERALRTSTNLTWDGNKNLSENNFLQAEVDYRKAISKSPENAAAPYNLGTAYYNNETYSEAFGRFKEAGEVATSKKDKHKAYHNMGNVFMKRKDYPKAVEAYKEALRNDPTDDETRYNLALAKEMQKKEEEENKDKNDDNKDQQDQEDKKDQDQNKDGDNKEDQNQDNKDQGENGNEGDKGDEQKDENKEGDGDQKEEQNKKPEQGDQPQDQPQRKPNQLSKQQVENLLRAMQNAEKQVQEKIDAKKVKGAKVKNEKDW; this is encoded by the coding sequence ATGAGAAAATTAATCTATACATTTTTGCTCCTTTTCATTTCCGTTTCCGTTTTTTCACAGGAAGAGGATGCAAAGGAAAAGGAGAGGGCCTTGAGGACCTCTACCAACCTCACATGGGATGGAAATAAGAATTTATCCGAAAATAATTTTTTACAAGCGGAAGTAGACTACAGGAAGGCCATTTCAAAAAGTCCTGAAAATGCAGCGGCACCCTACAATCTTGGAACCGCCTATTATAATAATGAGACCTATAGTGAGGCATTTGGAAGATTTAAGGAGGCGGGAGAAGTCGCTACGTCCAAAAAGGATAAGCACAAAGCCTATCATAATATGGGCAATGTATTCATGAAACGAAAGGACTACCCAAAAGCAGTGGAAGCCTACAAAGAAGCACTTAGAAACGACCCCACTGATGATGAGACCCGATACAACCTAGCCCTAGCAAAGGAAATGCAAAAAAAGGAAGAGGAGGAAAACAAGGACAAGAACGACGACAATAAAGATCAACAGGACCAAGAGGATAAAAAGGACCAGGACCAAAATAAGGACGGGGACAATAAAGAGGACCAAAACCAGGATAACAAAGATCAGGGCGAAAATGGTAACGAAGGTGACAAGGGCGACGAACAGAAGGATGAGAACAAAGAAGGAGATGGAGACCAAAAAGAGGAGCAGAACAAGAAACCTGAACAAGGCGACCAACCCCAGGACCAACCGCAACGAAAACCTAATCAGCTCTCCAAACAACAAGTAGAAAATCTACTCAGGGCCATGCAGAACGCTGAAAAGCAGGTTCAGGAGAAAATAGATGCCAAAAAGGTAAAAGGGGCAAAAGTGAAAAACGAAAAGGATTGGTAG